A single genomic interval of Pseudodesulfovibrio sp. S3 harbors:
- a CDS encoding MiaB/RimO family radical SAM methylthiotransferase — translation MTTFYTATLGCKINQYETRSIGEAWAGQHVREVGDAGEADLILVNSCAVTANAVADLRQTVRRFHRDNPKAEIIITGCAAQVMPDELAALPGVVRVVAQEDKAQLLDGPGGQVGAKGGKAGFAPFSISGYDRARAVVKVQDGCSHFCTYCIVPLTRGRSVSRPVNEVVDEVGRLLAAGFREFILSGINLRHFGRDLDGKPDFWDLVARLEAVFGLEWTGRARFRISSVEPGQLDDKALDVLSGSSMVCPQLHLSLQSGDSDVLKAMGRGHYSPQSAVDFMERLAKVWPVMGLGADLITGFPGETEARFENTLELCRALPLTYGHVFPYSERPGTRAVDLPDPVEVPVRKERAARLRKLVNAKKSAFLKNLLTLPHLDVLVQDAQGRGVSQFYAACRIITAIGNAPRSLVRTRPVCIEKGVVLVEPLEDAS, via the coding sequence ATGACTACCTTTTATACCGCTACCCTGGGTTGCAAGATCAACCAGTATGAAACCCGTTCCATCGGCGAGGCTTGGGCCGGTCAGCATGTCCGCGAGGTCGGGGACGCCGGCGAGGCGGACCTCATCCTGGTCAACTCCTGCGCCGTGACCGCCAATGCCGTGGCTGATCTGCGTCAGACCGTTCGCCGTTTTCATCGGGACAACCCCAAGGCAGAGATCATCATCACAGGGTGTGCGGCCCAGGTCATGCCGGACGAACTGGCCGCGCTTCCCGGCGTGGTTCGGGTGGTGGCCCAGGAAGACAAGGCGCAACTGCTGGACGGTCCCGGCGGACAGGTGGGTGCCAAGGGCGGGAAGGCCGGGTTCGCTCCCTTTTCCATATCCGGTTACGATCGGGCCAGGGCCGTGGTCAAGGTCCAGGACGGGTGCTCCCACTTTTGCACCTATTGCATCGTTCCCCTGACGCGCGGCCGGTCCGTGAGCCGTCCCGTGAACGAGGTTGTGGACGAGGTCGGGCGGCTCCTGGCCGCCGGTTTCCGTGAATTCATATTGAGCGGCATCAACCTGCGCCATTTCGGTCGAGACCTCGACGGCAAGCCAGACTTTTGGGATCTGGTGGCCCGGCTGGAAGCGGTGTTCGGGTTGGAGTGGACCGGACGGGCGCGCTTCCGCATTTCTTCGGTGGAGCCGGGGCAGCTCGATGACAAGGCGCTGGACGTGTTGTCCGGTTCCTCAATGGTCTGTCCGCAACTGCATCTTTCCCTGCAAAGCGGCGACTCGGACGTGCTCAAGGCCATGGGACGGGGGCATTATTCCCCGCAGTCCGCCGTGGACTTCATGGAACGGCTGGCCAAGGTCTGGCCGGTCATGGGGCTGGGCGCGGACCTGATTACCGGCTTTCCCGGCGAGACCGAGGCCCGGTTCGAGAACACCTTGGAACTCTGCCGCGCCCTGCCGTTGACCTACGGCCATGTTTTCCCGTATTCCGAGCGGCCCGGCACGCGCGCAGTGGACCTGCCGGACCCGGTGGAGGTGCCGGTGCGCAAGGAGCGTGCCGCGAGGCTGCGCAAGCTCGTCAACGCGAAAAAGTCCGCTTTCCTCAAGAACCTGCTGACCTTGCCGCACCTCGATGTCCTGGTTCAGGATGCCCAGGGTCGCGGGGTCAGTCAGTTCTATGCGGCCTGCCGGATCATCACTGCAATTGGCAACGCTCCCCGTTCCCTGGTCCGGACGCGGCCGGTGTGTATCGAAAAGGGCGTGGTGTTGGTGGAGCCGTTGGAGGATGCATCATGA